The genomic interval TATGCTGGGGCTGTACATAAATAGAAGCAGCATCCATAGAAACAGCCATATCTTTCATGTTTCTGTCATATATCGTGCCGCGCCTCGGTAAAAGTGTTTCCTCTTTCAATCGCTGTTTTAATGCAATCGCCTTAAATTTTGGACTGTCGACAACCTGAAATTGAAATGCCCGTATAAAAACAATAGAAAATGCCACAAAAAAAAGGAGCATCGCTATAAATATTCTGAACTTGAGCCATGTCTTAAACCTGTTCATTGTTGGGTTTGTTCTTTTATCCTTATAATCTGTTCCTGCGATGGATATACTAATCCCAATTCTGTCCTTGCTATCCTGTCTATCCTGTCAGGTGATTTCAGGGAAGTAATCTCTATATTCAATAACCCCTTTTCCTTCAGAAGATTTTTTCGTTCCAGTTCCACCCTTGATATCTCGTAACCAAGATTTATAGTCAAAAGCCTGCTCCACACATAAAAAA from Deltaproteobacteria bacterium carries:
- the ftsL gene encoding cell division protein FtsL, with amino-acid sequence MQAILKKNSFTGVLGRQRVKDKRDVNSPWFLFSAIIVITVIAMVTLFYVWSRLLTINLGYEISRVELERKNLLKEKGLLNIEITSLKSPDRIDRIARTELGLVYPSQEQIIRIKEQTQQ